In Sphingomonas sp. JUb134, the sequence GCTCGTCAGCGCCTGGACGCCGTTTCTCGAAGCGCAATATTACCGGCGCTGGTTCGAGTGGCCCGGCGTGCTGGCGGCCGCGCAGATGCCGCTGATGGTCACGGTCGTTGCGATCTTCACCTGGCGAGCGATCGGAAAGGGGCGCGACTGGTTGCCCTTCCTGCTCGCGCTCGCGCTGTTCGGCCTTACGATGATCGGGCTCGGCATCTCGATCTGGCCGGACGTCGTGCCGGGCGCCGTCACCATCTGGGAGGCCGCCGCGCCGGAACGCAGCCAAGTCTTCATGCTGATCGGCGCCGGCATCCTCATTCCGATCATCCTCGCCTACACGGTGTGGGCCTATTGGGTATTCCGGGGAAAGATCGATGAAGCTGGATACCACTGACAAGGGCGGCCCCCTGTGGCGGCGGCTGCTCTGGTTCGCCGCCATCTGGCTCGGCAGCGTAACCGTCCTTGCGGCGGCCGCCTTCGCCATCCGGCTGGTGCTCAAACAGTAAGCGTAAGGAGAGCGATATGAAGGACGACTTGACAAGCGCATCTGACGACGGCGCATTGACCGCCTCGGATTGGGCCGGCGCCTCGGGCGAACGCTGGCTGGCCAATCTCGATAGTCTGGAGCGGATGATCGAGCCGATAGGGACCGCGCTGCTTTCCCATGCCGGCTACAGGCAAGGCGAGAGCGTCGTCGATATTGGCTGCGGCGGCGGATGGACAACGCGGCAGATCGCCAGGGCGGTCGGCCCGGAGGGCGGGGTCGTAGGGGTCGATATCTCGCCGGTTCTCATCGGAGCGGCGCGCGAGCGCGCGCGGGACGAGGAAATCGCGAACATCGCCTTTGAGGTCGCCGACGCCGCGAGCGTTATGCCGGCCGGGGCGCCATTCGACCGGCTGTTCTCTCGCTTCGGCTCGATGTTCTTCGCCGTTCCCTATGCCGCTTTCGCCAATCTGCGCCGCATGCTGGTGAACGGCGGCCGGCTCGATATCGCCGTCTGGGCGCCGCCGGGCGAGAACCCCTGGTTCACCGCCATGATGAGCGTGCTCGCGCGGCACGTCGAGCTTCCGCCGCCAGTGCCGCGCGCGCCCGGCCCCTTTGCGCTTGGCGAAACCGACTATGTGCGCGACCTGCTGGGCAATGCCGGCTTCGATGAGCCCGATATCATCGCGTGGGAAGGAACCCAATATATCGGCGGGCGGGGGAACGGGGCGGAGGAAGCCGCGTCCTTCACGCTGGAGTCCCTGCATATCGGCGATCTCATCAAGAATCTCGATCCTTCCGGACAGGCGGCCGTCCGGGACGATCTGATCCGCATGTTCGCAGGGCGGGAAACGCCCGAGGGCGTCGGCTTGCCGTCGAAAGCCCTGTTCGTCACAGCCTATGCCGGGAGGACGGCGTGATGACCCGGCGCGAGACGAGGATCGCCCTGGTCGCCGCCGCGCTGGCGGCCGCCGGGACGACGAGCGCCAGCGCGCAATCGGCGCCGGACCCCCGCCATCCGGTGATCGCCGGGTTCGGGACCATCACGCCGATGCCGGGAACGGCCGGCCAACCCGACCCCTCTCTTGCTTACAGGGTCGTGTTCGACGTGACGGAAGGAGCAGAAAAGCCGGACCAATCCAATCCCGGCCTCGATAAGGTTGCGCGGTTCGTGAACTTGCTTGGTTCCGCCGGCATCCGCACGGAGCGCGGAGACTTGGTAGCGGTGGTGCATGGGCCGGCAACCATGTCCGTCCTGGGCGACGCGGCCTATCGAGCGCGCTACGGGCATGACAATCCGAATACGCCGTTGATCGCGGCCCTGGCGGAGGCGGGCGTGGACATCCGCGTTTGTGGCCAGGCACTGGCGCGGCAGGGCATCGAGCGGCAGTCGGTATCGCGGCAAGTGACCGTCGATCTTTCCGCGATGACCACGCTAGCGACGTTGCAGCTCAAGGGATGGTCGCTGATCCGTTGAGGAATGGGCGCCTGCTGCATCGCGGGCGTCGCTGCTAAGCCAGCCTTAAGCTGCGCGGCCGATGGCGCCATGATGCACGGCTCCATGAACATCG encodes:
- a CDS encoding DUF2474 family protein; amino-acid sequence: MKLDTTDKGGPLWRRLLWFAAIWLGSVTVLAAAAFAIRLVLKQ
- a CDS encoding class I SAM-dependent methyltransferase: MKDDLTSASDDGALTASDWAGASGERWLANLDSLERMIEPIGTALLSHAGYRQGESVVDIGCGGGWTTRQIARAVGPEGGVVGVDISPVLIGAARERARDEEIANIAFEVADAASVMPAGAPFDRLFSRFGSMFFAVPYAAFANLRRMLVNGGRLDIAVWAPPGENPWFTAMMSVLARHVELPPPVPRAPGPFALGETDYVRDLLGNAGFDEPDIIAWEGTQYIGGRGNGAEEAASFTLESLHIGDLIKNLDPSGQAAVRDDLIRMFAGRETPEGVGLPSKALFVTAYAGRTA
- a CDS encoding DsrE family protein encodes the protein MTRRETRIALVAAALAAAGTTSASAQSAPDPRHPVIAGFGTITPMPGTAGQPDPSLAYRVVFDVTEGAEKPDQSNPGLDKVARFVNLLGSAGIRTERGDLVAVVHGPATMSVLGDAAYRARYGHDNPNTPLIAALAEAGVDIRVCGQALARQGIERQSVSRQVTVDLSAMTTLATLQLKGWSLIR